In the genome of Cyanobacterium sp. T60_A2020_053, one region contains:
- a CDS encoding FAD-dependent oxidoreductase gives MNIKLIEREKQLAKLKNEQFDCLIIGGGATGTGSAVEATQRGLKTALVERFDFASGTSSRSTKLLHGGVRYLEQAFKQFDLNQLNLVRDALSERKNVIEMAPHLAQSLPLIIPLYQFWQLPYFFSGLLMYDFLSGKQSLGRSRVLSLKDTLELFPSLNTEGMIASVMYYDGQFDDARLNVEVAMKAIDLGCALANYLEVLEIIKEDNRCCGAKVKDVLTGEIFTINAQVVLNATGPYSDAIRHLDQAESQDILKVSSGVHIVADKSFAPGRGALLIPKTDDGRVIFIVPWRGFTLIGTTDEEAKVTDSPVATEGEIQYLLKYANQYLSKPLSREDVLSAWCGLRPLVSPTHQANSTAKISRDHTIISSPSGLITITGGKWTTFRKMAKDAVNQVIKQLPQKDNFATDVEMLPVAGGENFDFATLDSQLQEVIEAPDIRHHLINYYGGRAPVILDIIKECGLERLTLQYPFITAEVVYVCRYEMAQKSEDVLSRRFRLTFLDSQVAEEVREKVEQIITQIRQENITVSV, from the coding sequence ATGAATATAAAACTAATTGAACGAGAAAAACAATTAGCAAAACTTAAAAATGAACAGTTTGACTGTCTAATTATTGGCGGAGGAGCTACGGGTACAGGCTCTGCCGTAGAAGCCACTCAACGGGGCTTAAAAACTGCGCTGGTAGAACGTTTTGACTTTGCCTCTGGCACCAGTAGCCGTAGTACAAAATTATTACATGGTGGAGTAAGGTATTTAGAACAAGCATTTAAGCAGTTTGACTTAAATCAACTTAATTTGGTGCGAGATGCTTTATCTGAGCGCAAAAATGTAATTGAAATGGCGCCCCATCTCGCGCAATCTTTACCCTTGATTATCCCGTTATATCAATTTTGGCAACTGCCTTATTTTTTCTCTGGGTTGTTGATGTATGATTTTTTGTCAGGAAAACAAAGTTTGGGGCGCAGTCGGGTGTTAAGTCTCAAGGATACTTTGGAGTTATTCCCCAGTTTAAATACTGAAGGCATGATTGCCAGTGTTATGTATTATGATGGGCAGTTTGATGATGCGCGTTTGAATGTGGAAGTTGCCATGAAAGCCATTGATTTGGGGTGCGCTTTAGCTAATTATCTGGAAGTGCTAGAAATTATCAAGGAAGATAATCGCTGTTGTGGTGCTAAGGTTAAGGATGTGTTGACGGGGGAAATTTTTACAATTAACGCTCAAGTAGTATTAAATGCTACAGGTCCTTATAGTGATGCCATTAGGCATTTAGATCAAGCTGAATCGCAGGATATACTTAAAGTTAGCTCTGGTGTTCATATTGTAGCAGATAAGTCGTTTGCGCCGGGGCGAGGGGCGCTGTTGATTCCTAAAACTGATGATGGTAGGGTAATTTTTATTGTGCCATGGCGCGGTTTCACTTTGATTGGTACGACAGATGAAGAGGCAAAAGTTACCGATTCTCCTGTAGCGACAGAGGGAGAAATTCAGTATCTATTAAAATATGCTAATCAGTATTTGAGTAAGCCGTTGAGTCGGGAAGATGTGTTGTCGGCATGGTGTGGATTGCGCCCGTTGGTTTCTCCTACCCATCAAGCTAATTCTACCGCAAAAATTTCCCGTGATCATACAATTATTTCTTCTCCTAGTGGTTTGATTACCATTACGGGGGGTAAATGGACTACTTTTCGTAAAATGGCTAAGGATGCGGTTAATCAAGTTATTAAGCAATTACCTCAAAAGGATAATTTTGCCACTGATGTGGAAATGTTGCCAGTAGCTGGTGGTGAAAATTTCGATTTTGCTACCCTTGATAGTCAGTTACAAGAAGTTATCGAAGCACCCGATATTCGTCATCATTTGATTAATTATTATGGGGGGAGGGCGCCCGTCATCCTTGATATTATCAAAGAGTGTGGATTAGAGCGCTTAACTCTTCAATATCCTTTTATCACTGCGGAGGTGGTTTATGTGTGTCGTTATGAGATGGCACAAAAATCAGAAGATGTGTTATCGCGCCGTTTTCGTCTGACTTTTTTAGATAGCCAAGTGGCTGAGGAAGTTAGGGAAAAAGTAGAACAAATTATCACACAAATTAGACAGGAAAACATTACTGTTTCAGTCTAA
- a CDS encoding DUF4281 domain-containing protein produces the protein MNLEILFNIANLFVLPFWFLIIFVPNWSITKKIMESYYIFIPLIAVYIYLFITGLNPESIESLANPDLNGLAKAFSDPTITFAGWVHFLVLDLFVGRYIYWQGQKEKIWTIHSLILCLFAGPIGFLSHIITREIQSKFLVKEKLIS, from the coding sequence ATGAACTTAGAAATATTATTTAACATTGCCAATCTTTTTGTATTGCCATTTTGGTTTTTAATAATTTTTGTGCCAAATTGGTCAATTACTAAGAAAATTATGGAATCTTATTATATTTTTATTCCTTTAATCGCTGTTTATATTTATCTTTTTATTACGGGTTTAAATCCAGAATCTATCGAAAGTCTAGCCAATCCTGACTTAAATGGATTAGCTAAAGCCTTTAGCGATCCTACCATTACTTTTGCTGGTTGGGTTCATTTTTTAGTATTAGATTTGTTTGTCGGGCGCTATATTTATTGGCAAGGACAAAAAGAGAAAATTTGGACAATTCACTCATTAATTTTATGTTTATTTGCTGGACCTATTGGTTTTCTTTCTCACATTATTACCCGTGAAATTCAATCTAAATTTTTAGTCAAAGAAAAATTAATATCCTGA